A stretch of DNA from Triticum dicoccoides isolate Atlit2015 ecotype Zavitan chromosome 2A, WEW_v2.0, whole genome shotgun sequence:
gcttcttggggagcattgtgcctccacaccgctccaaatggagattagcatccgcaagggtgtgaacttcgggatacatcgtcgtctccgcgtgcctcggttatctcttacccgagctcctttacttatgcactttactttgtgatagccatattgtttcttgtcatatatcttgctatcacatagttgcttatcttgcttagcataagttgttggtgcacgtaggtgagcctagttgttttaggttttgtgcttgacaaattaaccgctaggtttattccgcatttgttaaagcctaaaccgtaattattttaaaacgcctattcacccccctctaggcgacatccacgatctttcagcgcgcccaccaccctcgtggccaggtggcagctcctcccgtggtaatttttgcacagtaaatcctcaaatattcccgaaaaaatcatattaaattggcatggcattatgaggacttttattttcgggatacttttatattgcacggataagtcaggaaacagacagaaaaatactatttttactttatttaatataaataacagaaagtaaaaagtggggtacagaagtttgtgcttctagtttcatccatctcatgctcatgaaaaagaatccactaacaaggttgatcaagtcttgttaacaaactcattccgataatcatgaaaccggagaaatttcgaataacactaagttatctcaacggggatatgcacaacccctataataagaatatcatatttatttttgacagtaggaagaggaaattcaaaacttccaaatataatcgatggaatttttccaatagagttgatactatgaacttgaggttgtttcctcggaaagtgtaccgtatgctcattaccattaacatgaaaagtgacattgcctttgttgcaatcaataatagcccctgcagtattaagaaaaggtcttccaagaataatagacatactatcatcctcgggaatatcaagaataacaaagttcgttaaaatagtaacgtttgcaactacaacaggcacatcctcacaaataccgacatgtataccagttgatttatcagccatttgcaaagatatttcagtaggtatcagcttattcaagtcaagtctacgatataaagagagaggcataacattaacatcggctccaagatcacataaagcagttttaatataatttcttttaatggagcaaggtatagtaggtactccggggtctccaagtttctttggtattccacccttaaaagtataattagcaagcatggtggaaatctcagcttctggtatctttcttttattagtaatgatatctttcatatatttagcataaggatttgttctgagcacatcagttaatctcatacgcaaaaagataggcctaatcatttaagcaaatcactcaaaatcctcatcatcctttttcttggatggtttcggaggaaaagacatgggtttctgaacccaaggttccctttatttaccatgtttcttagcaacaaagtctcttttatcataacgttgattctttgattgtgggttatcaagatcaacagcaggttcaatttctacatcattgtcattactaggttgagcatcatcatgaacatcatcattaacatttttactaggttcatgttcattaccagattgtgtttcagcatcagacatagatatatcatttggattatcatgtggttcagctataggttcactagaagtttgcacagttctatcattttcctttttcttctttttagaagaactaggaacatcaatattatttctctgagaatcttgctcgattctcttagggtggcgttcaggatacaaaggttcctgagtcattctagccactctaacaacataatcatttttcttactattcatttcatcaagcacttctttttgagctttaagtacttgttctacttgagtggtaaccatagaagcgtgtttgctaataagtttaagttctcctttaatatcagccatataatcacccaagcgtctaatcatataagcattttcttttaattgtctaccgaaataagcattgaagtcgtcttgcttaaacataaagttatcaaactcatccaagcactgactagcaattttagtaggaggaacttcggttctatcatatctatagagagaatttacctttactacctgtgtcgggatatcgggatcaggaggttcttcaacaaataaataattgagatcataagtttcttcaacaggcggtgaattaagaccatgtatttcttcaataggaggtaaattcttaacgtcttcagctttaatacctttctctttcatagatttctttgcctcttgcatattttcgggactgagaaatagaacacctctcttcttcggagttggtttagaaatAGGCAcaataattggagcaggagctggctcaggaggtgcccaattattttcatttgtcaacatattattcaatagaatttcagcttcatccggtgttctttccctgaaaagagaaccagcacaactatctaggtaatccctggaagcatcggttagtccattataaaagatatcaagtatttcaggtttcttaagaggatgatcgggcaaagcattaagtaacttgggaagcctcccccaagcttgtgggagactctcttctttaatttccacaaagttgtatatttcccccaaagcagcttgtttcttatgagcagggaaatatttagcagagaagtaataaatcgtatcctggggactacgcacacaaccaggatcaagagaattaaaccatatcttagcatcaccctttaatgagaacggaaatattttgagtaaatagaggtaacgtgatctctcattattagtgaacatggcagctatgtcatttaacttagtaagatgtgccacaacagtttcagattcatagccataaaacggatcagattcaaccaaagtaattatatcaggatcaacacagaattcataatctttatcaggaacacatataggtgaagtagcaaaagcagggtcgggtctcattttatCTATAAgttattctttgttccatttaattaataacctcttaagctcatatctatccttgcaagcaaaaatagcggcagaagattccttatcaaaaagataacctttaggaataacaggcatgttttcatcatcactatcatcatcgtattcagattcaataatttctttttctctagccctagcaatttgttcatcaagaaattcactaagaggcacagtagtatcagacatagaagcagtttcatcataagtatcatgcatagaagaagtgggtgtaggtgtcgcaaacttactcataacagaaggtgaatcaagtgcagagctagatggcagttccttatctcccctcgtagttgagggatagatcttggtttttggatctctcaagttcttcatagtgtctagcagatataaatcccaagtgactcaaagaatagagctatgctccccggcaacggcgccggaaattagtcttgataacccacaagtataggggatcgcaacagcttttgagggtagagtattcaacccaaatttattgattcgacacaaggggagccaaagaatattctcaaatattagcagctgagttgtcaattcaaccacacctggaaacttagtatctgcagcaaagtgtttagtagcaaagtaatatgatagtggtggtagcggcaaaaaaagtaaagacagcaaaagtaatgtttttggtattttgtagtgattgtaacagtagcagcgggaaagtaaataagcgtaaaccagtatatgaaaaactcgtaggcaccagatcagtgatggataattatgccggatgtgattcatcatgtaacagtcataacatagggtgacacagaactagctcctattcgtcaatgtaatgtaggcatgtattccgtatatagtcatacgtgcttaaggaaaagaacttgcatgacaccttttgtcctaccctcccgtggcggcagggtcctattggaaactaagggatattaaggcctccttttaatagagaaccagagcaAAGCAttggcacatagtgaatacatgaactcctcaaactatggtcatcaccgggagtggtcccgattattgtcacttcggggttgccggatcataacacatagtaggtgactatagacttgcaagataggatcaagaactcacatatattcatgaaaatataataggttcagatctgaaatcatggcactcgggccctagtggcaagcattaagcatagcaaagtcatagcaacatcaatctcagaacataatggatactagggatcaaaccctaacaaaactaacttgattacatgataaatctcatccaacccatcaccgtccagcaagcctacgatggaattactcacgcacggtggtgagcatcatgaaattggtgatggaggatggtcgatgatgacgacggcgacgaatccccctctccggagccctgaacggactccagatcagtcctcccgagaggttttagggcttggcggcggctccgtatcgtaaaacgcgatgatttcttctctctgatttttttctcatcgaaactcaatatatagagttggagttggtgtcggagggtttccagggggcccacgaggtaggggggcgccctagggggggggcaccctcgtgagaagggtgtgggccccctggtcttcatatttggcgagcattttttattattttttctaagacctcccgtggagtttcaggtcattccgagaatatttgttttctgcacataaaacaacatcatggcaattctgctgaaaacagcgtcagtccgggttagttccattcaaatcatacaagatagagtccaaaacaagggcaaaaatgtttggaaaagtagatacgacgaagacgtatcaccgGCGGGAGGTGGGTAAACCCTAGCTGCCTCGGAGTTGCTCGTGGGGGAGCGGAAAACGTGTGCTAGCTCAATCTTTAATCGGAAACTGTCTGCACCCTATGCATTCTTCATAGTTTAGGCTTGGCTTATTATGTGTAGGATTAATAAGGTATACTAAATATTTACTCATGTGTCGGACAATCTCTTCTATTTCGGTTCATGATTTCTATTGGTTGTATGGTTCATCTTGGGAGGGAGATCGAACTTCAAGAAACTATGAACGGTCTTATCCATACACAAATGTGTAACTCCTTAGAACTTTATATTGCGCTTATATCCATCACCGtaggacttgggttcaagctttcctAAGACTCTTGTCATCAATTGACTCATGAAGTCTACAGTGGAGTGTGGTTTGTTTGAAAACTTTGgatcaatagttttatatgattataTAATCCAAACGAGTTTTTAATGTAATCCACTTTCCACATAATTTCAAATGAATATTTTCATACTCTTTTTTTTGGAAATATATATACTGACTATTGAACATACACTAGGAGGGGGATGGCAAGCAAACACATTTTCCAGACAGCTTTAGTTTCAACGCGAAACTAAATGGTGGCAGTTTTAGAAGAAAAATGCCTTCCTCTGAAGAAATTTTAGTCTTCACATAAACTTCTATGGGAATCCACTTTCTGCCACAACTAAATGTCTATAGAGAGATTTGAAAGTGAATACTCCACCCACAGTTAATATCCATTTTATGGAATCTTTATTATCAGACATTTCAGTCTCACAGGGTCAGCTTAAGACTACCCCACCCTAGAGAGCTAAAGTACCACCCCACAGGGCCCGTCTAGATTTTGTACACTCCCATTCTTCAAGGCATCATCCACATAATATTGTAATCAAAGCTCAAATTGTATAATCTAGCATGGGTATTTTtatagttttaaatagcgcgctaagcatcttagcggcggACTTCTTCTAAACGCTATAGCGCACTATTTAAAATATTTGTCCATGTGTTTCGATCAAAGTACCTTAGCGCAAGACCTCTTATAaacgctatagcgcgctatttaaaaccatTACTATTTTCACGGGTTTATCACCAACCCACCAATCCTCCCAAAACCTTGTGTTTTTATGTTACCCACTATCTTCTTACAGTGTTGGTAGAAGATGTCTTTGATTTTCATTAAGGTGGACAAAAAAGTGGGAGTTCCTCACAGTTGGTTTNNNNNNNNNNNNNNNNNNNNNNNNNNNNNNNNNNNNNNNNNNNNNNNNNNNNNNNNNNNNNNNNNNNNNNNNNNNNNNNNNNNNNNNNNNNNNNNNNNNNNNNNNNNNNNNNNNNNNNNNNNNNNNNNNNNNNNNNNNNNNNNNNNNNNNNNNNNNNNNNNNNNNNNNNNNNNNNNNNNNNNNNNNNNNNNNNNNNNNNNNNNNNNNNNNNNNNNNNNNNNNNNNNNNNNNNNNNNNNNNNNNNNNNNNNNNNNNNNNNNNNNNNNNNNNNNNNNNNNNNNNNNNNNNNNNNNNNNNNNNNNNNNNNNNNNNNNNNNNNNNNNNNNNNNNNNNNNNNNNNNNNNNNNNNNNNNNNNNNNNNNNNNNNNNNNNNNNNNNNNNNNNNNNNNNNNNNNNNNNNNNNNNNNNNNNNNNNNAGCCACTTAGCCATCAAAGCTTTGTTCATAAGTTCAAGATTCAAATTCCTCAAACCCCCTTGATCTTCATTAAATGTTATTTCTTTGTATCTACATCTCATTGCCAAACAAATCTAGCCATAAACAATTTGCTCTTTTCATTCACTAAGTCTTACTTAATAGAACCATTTTACTTCGACGTCAATCATGACATACATCTAATCCTTATAGACAACACTAGCTAATACTAGCGCAACATAGCAACATCTATTACACGTTTGTGTGCTTTCAGTTTATGTAGGATTCACCATGACATCAAATTTCTATGTTTTTCTATTCCGATGTTTTCAAATCTTATGAACCAAATTAGGGTGTGGAGGGCTACGCCTTTTTCCTTTACATGGTTCACCCATTAGTGTTCAACAAATAAATTTTTAGTATAGTTAAGTGGAGAACTAAACTAAGAGAATCTAACATGAATGCCATTGAAATATGTTTCCTTGGATATTCAATTTTCAGTTGATACAATCTCTATCCCGAAAGGTTTGACATCCCGTTAAACATAAAAAATATGCAACCTGGGAGCTTGTTTTTTTGTCGAGGGATAGTGAAAGTAACACTACACATATGAGGTATGATCGATGTCTACATATGTACTTCATTGTATTTTTTCATCGTTCTGTTTTTCGTATGTGTGTGTTGAACTCAATCCATGGCTTGTAGGGTGACGAAACACTACCGTTTAGACTAACTAATTTGTATACCTTGGAAGGACGGTTGGAACTTCACATGATTAAAGCGTGGAGGCTACTTCCAACAACAAAAATTTATGGAGACTGCGTTTTTTTTTGCTTGTGAGTTTTCCTGTTCAACAGACCTAGAGTTACATTGAAGTGGAGTAATAATGAATTAAAAGAGAATTCGACATGGAGTACATGACACTACATGCAGTAGTATACTGGCGGTGTACGGTTTTTCGGCAGCCGGTAGATATTTTTTTGGCAGAACGGCCGATGTTAATATGTTTCTTAAGAAAAACAGATGTAGACATGACAATTTCGAATTATATAAATGCAGTATTATCTTGAACTACTGGTGCCTGGCACGTGCATTTTTTGTCCATTTCTCAGTACTCATGACTAGTAGATTATTTTCAAACGAGATACACTAGCGGTTTGTCTAAAAATTTAAATCAGTGCTGCTAGCAGCAGCTACTTTACCACATGGTCCATGTGGTAAGCAAACTATAAAAAAAAGCAGCTGTTACTTTTTTTAGACAACTTTTTTAGGGGTTCTTTAATGGTTTTTTTAGACAACTAGCAGCTGCTACTGTAGCGTGTACTCCTCTACTAGAACTGGAGGGCCGCACATGGGCTAAGCCGCCCGTGGGTTGCCCACACTCGACCAGGTAAAAACCCAAATGGGCACCAACACCAAGCCTGTCGCTGCCGCACGCGCAAGCGCAGCGGTCCGCGCACGGTCCTGCCTGCGCCCTCGTCCCCTCCTCCGCTATATAACGGGGCCTGGCATGCCATCCCCGGCACCGGCCACTCAAAATCCCCAGACTTTCCAGACCCAAAATCCCACCTCCCTCCTCCGATCCCCCTCTTCTTCCACTCGTTCCGTTTCTTGCGACCGAGGGGATCGTCGATCGATCGATGGCAACAATGGGCGTGGGCGGAGCGGTGAAGATGATGATCGGGGCGAAGGAGGAGCGGGTGGTGGGCACGGGCAAGGCGCCCGGCGCGTGCCCGTCCTGCGGCGGCCCGGTGGTGGCGACCGACGTGGAGAGCGAGCGGCGCATCCTGTGTCTCCCGCTGTGCCTCAAGAACAAGCGCAAGTACTCTTGCACCAGGTGCTTCCGCCGCCTCGTCACCGTCTACAGCTAGCTCGGGCTTCTTCTATTACCGATCCATCCATGGTGACGTACGGAGGGAATCAGATAATCCGCTCGAGTTCTTTGGTTCTTCTCGGCCCTAGAGTAGCTTGCTAGCCTGGCTAATGTAATGTAATGGTGATTCTGTGTTGATTCCTCTAGTTTCCTAGTAGCTAATTTGGTGAAGCGCTGGAAAACTGGCACTCTGCTGTATCTTGCAGTAAGCTCTCTGTCAATGGTTCCGCTTTAATGCACCGGCCTGTATTGGAAATCTCTAATGCGCTTCCTTCATTAAGATGGTACAATTAACGTACTGATGGGACCATCATGGACACGCAGATACGCAAAAGTACATTGGCCCGTCTCCATCGATCCCCAAAGCCTCGATCACTGCAGTGATGCACAGCTACGGAATCACTGTCGCTGCATGCATGTATTGTGCTGATCACTACTGTACATAGTAGCAGCCACAAATCGACGGCGACGCCAGCCTTTGGCCGGTGTGCATGCTCCCACAACCACAAGCCACAGCAACCGGCCGGCCGTCCGTCCGTTGGTTACCTGTTCCTTTCGCGGGTATCCCGTACGCCGTACGACTAAGGCCAATTCCAACGCACAATCCCATCCGGCCCGGACGTATTCGTTTTGGTTCAAACGAACAGACGGCACGGCCCGACGCTCGACCCCATCCTTAATTGTCCATTTGCTATCCGGTCCGTCCCATTTTTGACGTAAATTTACACCTGATTTACGTCCAGACGGACGGCGAACGGACGCCCATGCGCCCGTCCCGCGTCCGCCTCAAACCCGCATGATAGCCGCCCACCTACCTCCCACCGCCCGCATTTACGGCACACGCTCTTTCGATCCCACCTCGCAACCACCCGGCCAAGCGGTTGTTGTCCTTTTTAATGTGGAAGCCATGAACGGGTAAGTCCACACTTTCACACCCGGTGACATTTGCTCCCTCAAAACCCGATACTCATCAAACTCTAGCTCCGtccgcctcctctcctccacctTGCCTCCAGCCACCATGGGCTGACATTGGATCCCcggccgcaaggggaagcacgaccacGAGGCCGGGTCGTCTTCCGGCTGCCGCAGCCGCTCCAGCCCTTCTCCTCCACCACTCTCCATCTACATTCCACATCTCCCCGCCGGCGGCCCAACCTCGGCAGCGGTCGTACATCAAGGTCGACATATGCCAGAGGTACTGGGAGACAGGCACGCCGCTCCCGTCGAGCGATGTGCACCTCTCAAACAACTGGCATCTGTCGGCCGACCACGTGCCTGTGCCCCCGGTCCTGGTGAGCAGGTGCGCTCACCACGAGGAGATCCAACACCGCTGCGGGTGTTGCCTGGCTGGCCTGTCAATGACCGCAGGTATGCCCTAGATTCACCTCTATGGGACACTTGATTCCACGATGAGCACGACCTGCGGC
This window harbors:
- the LOC119351895 gene encoding uncharacterized protein LOC119351895; this encodes MATMGVGGAVKMMIGAKEERVVGTGKAPGACPSCGGPVVATDVESERRILCLPLCLKNKRKYSCTRCFRRLVTVYS